Genomic window (Clostridia bacterium):
ATCACTGATAATGCGCAATAGTTAAAAGAAGGGAGTTGACTATCTTGTCCTGCAAATTCAATAATTTCATGAAGTAAAAATAATTTATTCAGGACTATATCTTCATATGGATAATCAGGTTTTCTTATGGACTTGACATATTTATCATTTATAACCCATGTGTATAGATTTAATATGTAGGAAAAAGGACGTTTTTGATAGGAGGGTAGATTTTGATCGTGATATGTTTCATATATATAACTGCATACATTTTCTGCCTCATCAAGTTCTCCTAACTTTTTTAAGCAATTTGCGTATTGATGAGCGTCCCAAAATTCTTGAGTATCGGAAAAATGTGCCCATAATTCCTTGCATAAAGGCAGAGCTTCATTGTAATCTTCAATTGAAGGATTTCTATCACGAAGAAGAGACTTCGTTTTTTGTCGCAATTCAATTAAATTTTCCATAGATTAGTCCTTTTAATTAATGATCTTTTGTGTTGTTTTAAAATGCAGTTTAACAAAACATTTTAGTTTATCTATTCCACCAGAAAAATAAATTTTCTTTGCGGCCTCTTCAACAACTGGATTAACTCCTTTTGCAATTGGAATTTTAACAGTTTTTTCTATTTTATCTAACTCTTCTAAAAAACGAGCTCTTGCAAGAATTGATGCTGCGGCAACTCCTATGTCGCGTTCTCCTTTTGGGGTTTGCAAAAGTTTAATTTGTTTTCCTTTTTCCATTAAGGCACTGTTTATTATAGTTTCATCGCCAAATTGATCTGCTATCGCATGCTCACACGTATTAATAGCAAGTAAGTTTTCGATTGCTCTGGCATGTCCCCATCCAAGCAGGCGATTTAAATTTTTCCCCATTTCTTCATATAAACTGTTATACCTTTCTGGTCCAATACATATTATTGAAAATTTATCTTTTCCTAATATTTCACGTATTTTTTGAGCCAAATCTAAATTTTTACTATCCGAATTATTTTTACTATCTCTAACACCTAATTCAGCAAGAATTTGTTCTTCATATTTAGAAACATATACTCCTGCAATAACTAAAGGGCCAAAATAATCTCCCTTACCAGATTCATCCGTACCAATATGACAATCTAATATGGGAATTTCTTTAATCTCATTGTTGCTTGTTGAAACAGAGGATTTATGTACAAGCATTTGTTCTTCGGAATATCCATTTTTAATTATCACATGGTAAGCCGTAGTAATAGCATCGCATACCGCTCCAATTTTCATTTCTGCTTGCTCAATAGTAATAAGATCTGAAATATCAGTATTCCTGGCTGGATCTGAATGCATTTCCAAACAGCGAATTCCTTCCCATGCCGCAATTAACGATTTATTGATTGCCCCATCCCTTCGTATATCTTTAATATACTTTGAAAACTTTTCGCCTCTAAGCCAATTTCCGATATTAGCAATTTCTGGATTTTTTTGATATTCTTCTAATGTAAACGCCCGTTTATCCATCATCATTTTTAATATAAACCCCTCAAAGGCTTTAGCAACAGGGTAAACTATAGGATTATACACAGGAAGTTCAATAGAATTTTCTTTGATTGCTTGCAAAAGACCAAATGCTGTTACTATTTGTTTTTTATCTGTTAAAGATAGATAGTCATAAGCATCTGTTGATAACGCCTTTTTTGCTTTATCGCAATATTCGTCAAACCCAATAATTTGTTCAATCGCTTTTTGAGTTTCCGCTTGTTTTTCTTTCGCAACATAAGTCAAGGCTTCTTCTTTGTTAGAAATTGGAGCATAAATATTTATAATTTCTTTTATCTTATCTACAAGTAAAGAATCAAGCCCTTGTAGTAACAATTTTCCTGAGTTAAACTGAGTAACTGTTATATGATAATTTTCTTCTGTTACATCTAAAATATAAGTAATTGTATCTTTTTTAGCTGGTTTCTCTGTAGTAACAAATGAACTTATGATTGCTTGTTTAATATCTAAAAATTTATCAGAATGGACAGTAAAACTAGCATAGATAGGAATGGACTCAATTCGTTTTTCTTGCATACACAAGTTTTCTAGAAAAGCAATTATTTCAGTGTTTTCTTTTTCAACATAAATTTTTGAAGTTTTAGACTTACTACAATAAAGTATTATTGCAGCGCCATTTTGGAAAATAAATTTTGTTCCATATTGAATTGATGTTTCTTTGAGAATGATAATACCCGCAGTACTCAAAGCATCCTTTAGTTTGCTTATGCCAATTGCTTCTTCATAACAATATTCATACGTTTTTCCCATAATCATTCTCCTTATCTTAATAGCTATTTCTAGGTTCAAGCCTTTTAAGCATTTAATCCTTTCGTAATCTCCGTAAAGAATTCCGTACTCCAAATGTCCAACTTTGTTTTGTCTTTAATAAAGGGGATTACGTCTTGTTTGGCTTGTTCGTAGTCGATTGCCGAGAAGCGTTCGTTCAGCATGGAAATCAGGGCTTCGCGGGTAAGGTTAAAATCCTTGTCGATAAACCCAGAGTCTACAAGCCGTGCTTTCAGGTGCGGCATATTGACTAAGACGTTTCGTGAGAGATAGAAAATATAGTCGTATAAGTCCCTGCCTTTGACACGGGTTTTCCACGCGCGGCAGATGACGGCGTGGAGTTTGCCGGCGAACAGCGAGGGCATATCGTACAGTTTTACTTGATAGGGCGACGGCAGCAGTCGGTACTTGTTTTCAAATGTCGCAAAAGCAGGGGGATTGGTATCGACCTCGAACTTAATCTTGATTACCTCGGACGGATTGATTTTCGTCGCGTTCTGCTCGTCGTTGTAAACGCTTAAAATGTGTTCCTTGGTGTTGCCTTTTAGGAAAGCCGATTTGATATTGGAATCCGCCGTCTTGATCTTTTCTTCCACCTTGAAGTTCAGCCCGACGGAATGCAGTTCGTTTTCTAAAATCGAAAAATATTTTTTTAGTTCAAAATCGGCGTCGGGTGCTATCAGCGAAAAGTCCAAGTCTTCGGAAAATCGGTCAAGTCCGTAAAATATACGTAATGCCGTCCCGCCGTAAAATGCGGCGTCTTTGAAAAAGCCCGCGCGGGAAAGTCCGCATAGCGCAACTTCCTGTATTACTTCGGTCAGTGCGTTCTTTTCGTCGATTTGCGACTGCGTGGGGTATAGGGCAAGCATTTGACTTAAAATTGTCTGCATTTATTTTCCTCCGTCGATCAGCTTTGCAAGATACTTGTGATTAGTCGATTTATAGAGTGGTGCAAGTTGTTTGATGTCTTCCAAGTTCAACTGCCAAAAGTCATTCTCATCGACGCGCAAATCGTCAAACAGTAACGCCCGCATTGCTTTGACCGAGCCGACGGGCGATATGGTGTATAGCTTGTCGCATAGCGCCTTTTCGGGCGTGGCAATTTGATAGGAATAACCGTTCTCTTCCCGAATTTCCACGCCAAAATGATAGACCGCGGCAGGCACGTCCCTGTATGTGAATACGCCGAACGCGTTGTCGTATTGTTTCGCCTTACCTTTGCGGAACGTTGCGGACGTGTAAGTGCGGAAAATCGCTTCGGGAATCAGCGAACACATCGATAGCACATAATCAAAAGAAAGATAGGACGGGCCGTATATTGCGCCCGCAAGATATTTGCCGTCCGCGCGCGCATCGGTTTCGTATAATCCGCGCGTGATTTGCGTCAATCGTCCCGATTGTACTTCGCGGCGAATCTTTCCTTTTACGTCGGTATAATCCTTGAATTGTAATGCCAAACTGTCAAACGTTAAAATCATTGTTTTCTCCTGTTGGTTTTATTATATCAAACTTTTCGGCGAAAATCAATACATTTTGAAAAATTGTTATAAATATTTTGCTAAAAAGTAAGAAAGGAGAAAGTATCGGGATTATTGACGCCTTTGTATTCGATAAATTTAAGGTGAAGAGCAATTTTTTCTTTGTATTTGTTTTTCTGAAATGTGCCGCAGGCAGGTCGGCTGATACTAATCAAAAACGCCCTCAAACTGCTTGAAGAAGTCTAAAAAAATTAAAATGGTGGTAAATGGTAGTAAAAGCGGCAAAAAACCGTTACTACCATTTTTCTTTGAATTGTGGTCAAATAATAAAAAACGGCGGAAAAGCACATGATACTGTGTATTTTTCGCCGTTTTTATCTTTTTAGAGCACTTTCTCTTTTTTGAGTGGAGCACGTCCTTGGTAAGGAGGAGGTCACGGGTTCAAGTCCCGTCATCAGCTCCAAAATGTTGAAGCCCTTTAGTTACAAATCTAAAGGGCTTTATTTTTTACAAACATGCTTTCATCTAAAATTGTATTACAAAAAGACAAAAGATCCTCTTTTGAATATTGATTTTTTCCTTCAAACCAACTAAAACCAATCATAGATATTCCGCCTGTAAAGAAATCCACCATAATGTCAATTGGGATAGTATAATCCTCTTTATATTTGTTTTTACTAATCAGATATCTAATGCTTCTTTTGATTGTTTGCGTGATTATTCTTACAAACTTCTCTGAACTGTTTTTCATAATGTTTTCAATTTTAGGTTTGTTTGAAAACAAAAAGTCAATTACACAATCAATCAAACTCATGTACATTTCTTTGGCTGTAGCAAAATGATATTTTTCAATGGATTTTGAAAATAATTCTTCTTGAATTTCATCAAGCGTATGATTTAATAAATCTTCTTTATCTTGAAAATGATTATAAAATGTTGCTCTATGCACCATTGCTTTTTCGCATATATCATTTACGCTTATTTTGTTGAAAGGCTTTTCTTCCATCAAATCAAATAGCGCGATTGATAACAATCTTTTTGTCCGTCTTATTCTCAAATCTTGCTTTTCGTCTTCCATTATTTTTCCTTTTTGACTATATGCTCTTAGACAATTTTTAGTTTTTGTCTAATATTTAATTAAATTAAATTTTTTGTTAATTTTAATTTATTGATTTTTTAGACAATATATCATATATTTTAATTACTGTCAATAAAGTATACACTTGTCGAAAAACACATAAAAAGGAGAGAACATGGCAGAAATTATAGTTGAACATTTAACAAAAGATTATGGTCATGGTCGCGGCGTTTTCGATGTTTCTTTTGAAGTTAACAAAGGTGAAGTCTTTGGTTTTTTGGGCCCTAATGGTGCTGGAAAATCCACAACAATAAGACATCTGATGGGCTTTTCAAAGCCAGATAGTGGGCGCACCAAGATATTCAATAAAGACACATTTGAAAACTACACAAAATTTATGGACAAGGTGGGATATTTGCCAGGTGAAATTGCACTTCCAGCAGGGCTCAAAGGCTATGAATTTATCGATATGATGAAGAAAATGAAGAAATGCAAAGATGACGAATGGATAAAGCATTTGATCAATCTTTTTGACCTTGACCCCAGCGGAGAGACCAAACGAATGAGTTTGGGTGATAAAAGAAAGCTGGCAGTGGTGGTTGCTTTTATGAACGATCCTGAAGTTTTGATTTTAGACGAACCGACAAGCGGACTCGACTTAAAAATGCAGCAACGCTTTGTTGAGTACATAAAAAAAGAAAAAGAGCGCGGCAAAACGATTTTGCTGTCAAGTCATATTTTTAGCGAAGTTGATGCCACTTGCGACAAAATTGCAATAATAAAAGACGGAAGAATTGTCTCGCAATTTATTGCAGATGATTTGAGACATAAGCAAGACAAGGTATATAAAATCTTATTTTGCGATCTTAAAAGCAAAGACGATTTTGTTAATCAAACAAATAACAGCAATATAACGCTGTTAGAAAATAATCAAAACGATGTTTTGATTTCAATCAACGATAAAGACATCAACAAACTTATTTCGCTTTTATCAAATTATGAAATTTCTGACTTTGAACACGTAAAGGAAACTTTGGAAGATTACTTTATGAGTTATTACAAGGAAGAAAAAGATTTTGGAGGAGCGTTATAATGGAAAACTTGATTGAAATTCAAAATCTGACAAAAGACTATGGAAATAATAAAGGCGTTTTTGATGTTAGTTTTGAACTAAAACGTGGAGAAATATTAGGTTTTGTCGGAAGCAACGGTGCAGGCAAAACTACAACAATACGAAATATTATGGGGTTTTTGACGCCTGACAGCGGATCAATTAAAATCTGCGGATTAGACGCTTACAAGGACAGTGAAAAAACCAAAAAATATATCGGTTATGTTCCAGGCGAAATTGCTTTTCCAGATCTAAAAACAGGAACAGAGTTTTTAAAATCTCAGGCGGAATTTTTGGGAGTCAAAGATTTGAGCCTTGCAAACTTTTTGATAGAAAAGTTACAGCTTGATCCAAGCGCCAATCTAAAGCGAATGAGCAAAGGCATGAAGCAAAAAACAGCACTTGTCGCTGCCCTTTTGTCTAATCCTGAGATTCTGATTTTGGACGAGCCGACTACAGGACTTGATCCGCTTATGCGTGTATCTTTCCTTGATATTCTGCTAGAAGAAAAAGCAAAAGGAAAAACTATTTTGATTAGTTCGCATCTGTATGAAGAACTTGAAAAAATTGCAGATAGAGTTGTTTTGATAGACAAAGGAAAAATTGTCAATATAACCGATATGAACGAAATCAAAAACAGACCAACAACTGATTTTAAGATTGAATTCAACAATGCTGCCGATTATAAGGATTTTTTGAAACTTGATTACAACTTTGTAAGAAAACAGGAGCAATACAATCAAGTTACGATAAAAATTTCAAAAACGGAAATTCAAAATTTGTTTAAAGATCTAAAAATGTTTGATGTCAAATTTATTTCAGAAGTCAAATATACACTTGAAAAACACTTCAATAAAATTATAAAGGAGTATATAAATGATTAGCAGACCTTTATTAAAACAATCTTGCAAAGCAAATGGCGTTATGTGGGGCATAATAACTTTTGCAGTTTGCTTTATGCTTTTTTGTGTAATGATTATTGCAGGAAGCGAGGACTTAACTAAAATAAAAAGTGCTGTTCAAAATACAATTATCCAAGGGGAAATAGAATCCTCAATTGAGCAAAGAGCACTTAATTATTACGAAATATCACTTTCCGGACTTGAGTATTTTGACAATGAATATAAAAATGAGTTTAATACTATTCAATCTTCACAAGAATTTCAAAATATATATGCTGCTTAT
Coding sequences:
- a CDS encoding nucleotidyl transferase AbiEii/AbiGii toxin family protein, with the protein product MQTILSQMLALYPTQSQIDEKNALTEVIQEVALCGLSRAGFFKDAAFYGGTALRIFYGLDRFSEDLDFSLIAPDADFELKKYFSILENELHSVGLNFKVEEKIKTADSNIKSAFLKGNTKEHILSVYNDEQNATKINPSEVIKIKFEVDTNPPAFATFENKYRLLPSPYQVKLYDMPSLFAGKLHAVICRAWKTRVKGRDLYDYIFYLSRNVLVNMPHLKARLVDSGFIDKDFNLTREALISMLNERFSAIDYEQAKQDVIPFIKDKTKLDIWSTEFFTEITKGLNA
- a CDS encoding TetR/AcrR family transcriptional regulator; protein product: MEDEKQDLRIRRTKRLLSIALFDLMEEKPFNKISVNDICEKAMVHRATFYNHFQDKEDLLNHTLDEIQEELFSKSIEKYHFATAKEMYMSLIDCVIDFLFSNKPKIENIMKNSSEKFVRIITQTIKRSIRYLISKNKYKEDYTIPIDIMVDFFTGGISMIGFSWFEGKNQYSKEDLLSFCNTILDESMFVKNKAL
- a CDS encoding ATP-binding cassette domain-containing protein produces the protein MENLIEIQNLTKDYGNNKGVFDVSFELKRGEILGFVGSNGAGKTTTIRNIMGFLTPDSGSIKICGLDAYKDSEKTKKYIGYVPGEIAFPDLKTGTEFLKSQAEFLGVKDLSLANFLIEKLQLDPSANLKRMSKGMKQKTALVAALLSNPEILILDEPTTGLDPLMRVSFLDILLEEKAKGKTILISSHLYEELEKIADRVVLIDKGKIVNITDMNEIKNRPTTDFKIEFNNAADYKDFLKLDYNFVRKQEQYNQVTIKISKTEIQNLFKDLKMFDVKFISEVKYTLEKHFNKIIKEYIND
- a CDS encoding ATP-binding cassette domain-containing protein; amino-acid sequence: MAEIIVEHLTKDYGHGRGVFDVSFEVNKGEVFGFLGPNGAGKSTTIRHLMGFSKPDSGRTKIFNKDTFENYTKFMDKVGYLPGEIALPAGLKGYEFIDMMKKMKKCKDDEWIKHLINLFDLDPSGETKRMSLGDKRKLAVVVAFMNDPEVLILDEPTSGLDLKMQQRFVEYIKKEKERGKTILLSSHIFSEVDATCDKIAIIKDGRIVSQFIADDLRHKQDKVYKILFCDLKSKDDFVNQTNNSNITLLENNQNDVLISINDKDINKLISLLSNYEISDFEHVKETLEDYFMSYYKEEKDFGGAL
- the rnhC gene encoding ribonuclease HIII, with the protein product MGKTYEYCYEEAIGISKLKDALSTAGIIILKETSIQYGTKFIFQNGAAIILYCSKSKTSKIYVEKENTEIIAFLENLCMQEKRIESIPIYASFTVHSDKFLDIKQAIISSFVTTEKPAKKDTITYILDVTEENYHITVTQFNSGKLLLQGLDSLLVDKIKEIINIYAPISNKEEALTYVAKEKQAETQKAIEQIIGFDEYCDKAKKALSTDAYDYLSLTDKKQIVTAFGLLQAIKENSIELPVYNPIVYPVAKAFEGFILKMMMDKRAFTLEEYQKNPEIANIGNWLRGEKFSKYIKDIRRDGAINKSLIAAWEGIRCLEMHSDPARNTDISDLITIEQAEMKIGAVCDAITTAYHVIIKNGYSEEQMLVHKSSVSTSNNEIKEIPILDCHIGTDESGKGDYFGPLVIAGVYVSKYEEQILAELGVRDSKNNSDSKNLDLAQKIREILGKDKFSIICIGPERYNSLYEEMGKNLNRLLGWGHARAIENLLAINTCEHAIADQFGDETIINSALMEKGKQIKLLQTPKGERDIGVAAASILARARFLEELDKIEKTVKIPIAKGVNPVVEEAAKKIYFSGGIDKLKCFVKLHFKTTQKIIN